Proteins from a single region of Nitrospirota bacterium:
- a CDS encoding ferredoxin reductase family protein: MKPAPFLPVTLALALAGLPAVIALPAVPQTAAGAGVWLGWLGAGLLSVSLVLMVREPGFAAWFGGLERMYRWHHALGTVGYALILAHPLALAAQFLPRDPQGAWRILSPFTRSWTAGLGWLALLGLVAGLAVTYGRRLRYSLWRPLHASLGLGVMLGLAHVVTVGGWSVSAWLLIASAGLALSWRVWRADRGGGARPYEVSTVSHPSRRLSEVTLRPLATPLAVAPGQFVMVAFFEGPHYRGCGEYHPFTASYTAPDGALTVDIKDLGDCTRHIQSLEAGVAARVQGPYGTFLADRPEAPELWIAGGIGVTPFLAALRAGPVTRSTEFIYLSRELRDAAYLDELNGYAAGQPLLHVRPLVMQEDPTPLFAMLATVSDLPGRHAYLCGPPPLITAVTKWLRQHGTPQSHIHFERFDFR, translated from the coding sequence GTGAAACCCGCGCCTTTCCTTCCCGTGACGCTGGCGCTCGCGCTGGCGGGGTTGCCGGCAGTCATTGCGCTGCCGGCCGTGCCGCAGACAGCGGCTGGCGCAGGCGTGTGGCTGGGCTGGCTGGGAGCGGGTTTGCTATCGGTGAGTCTGGTCCTGATGGTACGCGAGCCGGGTTTTGCCGCGTGGTTCGGCGGGCTTGAACGCATGTACCGGTGGCACCACGCGCTCGGCACGGTTGGCTACGCCCTGATCCTCGCGCACCCCCTGGCGCTGGCTGCGCAGTTCCTTCCCCGAGACCCGCAGGGCGCGTGGCGCATCCTCTCTCCGTTTACTCGGTCCTGGACCGCGGGGCTTGGCTGGCTGGCGTTGCTCGGGCTCGTGGCCGGGCTCGCCGTCACCTATGGCCGGCGATTGCGGTACAGCCTATGGCGGCCACTGCACGCTTCGTTGGGCTTGGGCGTGATGCTCGGCCTCGCGCACGTGGTGACGGTCGGCGGATGGTCGGTTAGCGCGTGGCTGCTGATCGCTTCGGCGGGCCTGGCGCTGAGCTGGCGCGTGTGGCGCGCGGATCGAGGTGGCGGGGCGCGGCCGTACGAAGTGTCAACGGTCAGCCACCCGTCGCGCCGATTGAGCGAGGTCACGCTGCGTCCGCTGGCCACGCCGCTCGCCGTGGCGCCCGGGCAGTTCGTGATGGTGGCGTTTTTTGAAGGTCCCCACTATCGCGGCTGCGGCGAGTACCATCCTTTCACCGCAAGCTACACAGCGCCGGACGGCGCACTGACGGTCGACATCAAGGACCTCGGCGATTGCACTCGCCACATCCAGTCGCTGGAAGCGGGCGTGGCTGCGCGCGTCCAGGGACCGTATGGGACGTTCCTCGCGGATCGCCCGGAGGCGCCGGAGCTCTGGATCGCCGGCGGCATCGGCGTGACGCCGTTTCTCGCGGCGCTGCGAGCCGGGCCGGTCACGCGATCGACCGAGTTCATCTACCTGTCCCGCGAGCTGCGGGATGCCGCGTATCTCGACGAGCTGAATGGGTACGCCGCGGGTCAACCGCTCTTGCATGTGCGGCCCCTTGTGATGCAGGAAGACCCAACGCCGCTGTTCGCAATGTTGGCGACCGTGTCGGATCTGCCAGGCCGTCACGCCTATCTGTGCGGCCCGCCACCGCTCATCACGGCGGTCACAAAGTGGCTGCGACAACACGGCACCCCTCAGTCGCACATCCACTTCGAGCGGTTCGACTTCCGATGA
- a CDS encoding cytochrome b5-like heme/steroid binding domain-containing protein, producing the protein MMRWFYVVSTALFGIAVVGVWGSSRWAPPTSTPVTRPAEISYSLDEVGRHSRADDCWMAINGQVYDVSVYLPQHPTSLEAILPSCGSDATTAFHTKNRGRPHSARASALLQQYRIGDVLK; encoded by the coding sequence ATGATGCGCTGGTTCTACGTCGTGTCGACCGCGCTCTTTGGAATCGCCGTGGTAGGGGTCTGGGGCAGCAGCCGATGGGCGCCCCCGACATCCACACCGGTCACGCGGCCGGCAGAGATCAGCTATTCCTTGGATGAGGTGGGTCGGCACAGTCGTGCGGACGATTGCTGGATGGCGATCAACGGCCAGGTCTACGACGTCTCCGTCTATCTGCCGCAGCACCCAACCTCGCTGGAGGCGATCCTGCCCTCGTGCGGCAGCGACGCCACAACGGCGTTTCACACCAAAAACCGAGGACGGCCGCACTCGGCTCGCGCATCGGCGCTCTTGCAGCAGTATAGGATAGGGGACGTTCTTAAATAG
- a CDS encoding DoxX family protein has translation MILEFLDRYRDYGPLGLRIALGLVMMGHGSQKLFGAFGGGGLSETAGFFNQIGIVPGLFWATVVAVVETFGGLLVFIGLLTRVASVLIAIAMFVAMVWVHLPNGFFLANRGIEFTLVLVSMGVALAVIGPGALAVDAMMKKR, from the coding sequence ATGATCTTAGAATTCTTGGATCGGTATCGGGACTATGGGCCGCTCGGCCTTCGGATTGCGTTGGGCTTGGTGATGATGGGACACGGATCTCAGAAGTTGTTCGGCGCGTTCGGCGGAGGCGGGCTGTCGGAGACCGCGGGGTTTTTCAACCAGATCGGGATCGTGCCCGGCCTGTTCTGGGCGACCGTGGTCGCGGTGGTGGAGACGTTCGGGGGGCTGCTGGTGTTCATTGGATTGCTGACCCGGGTGGCCAGCGTGCTGATCGCGATCGCCATGTTCGTGGCCATGGTCTGGGTGCATTTGCCGAACGGGTTCTTCCTCGCGAATCGCGGGATCGAGTTCACGCTGGTTTTGGTCAGCATGGGGGTGGCGCTGGCAGTGATCGGCCCGGGCGCCCTCGCCGTGGACGCGATGATGAAGAAGCGCTGA
- a CDS encoding cytochrome b/b6 domain-containing protein, whose product MTSAPIEANVPELKSYPVWDAPTRWFHWVNALCVLVLASVGVVLLNDKALGVSNPGKVNLKTIHVWIGYLLAANLLWRFVWAFLGNQYASWRSILPGGRGYVHAVRSYVSAFVAGRPLQYVGHNPVARLGIAILLVLLVIQMTTGLVLAGTDLFYPPLGHWIAQWVAAPGVDPGTLIPYAPELYNKTAYDEMRAFREPYETIHLYTFYALLVVVLLHVAAVVITEIREGGSIISAMFTGRKIIAGRPVDDDERGGERR is encoded by the coding sequence ATGACCAGCGCTCCGATCGAAGCCAACGTGCCTGAACTGAAATCGTACCCGGTGTGGGACGCACCCACGCGCTGGTTTCATTGGGTGAACGCGCTCTGCGTCCTCGTGCTGGCGAGCGTCGGGGTCGTGCTGCTCAATGACAAAGCGCTCGGCGTGTCCAACCCCGGCAAGGTGAACCTTAAGACAATCCACGTATGGATCGGCTACCTTCTGGCGGCCAACCTGCTGTGGCGCTTCGTGTGGGCGTTCCTGGGGAATCAGTACGCGAGCTGGCGCTCGATTTTGCCGGGTGGCCGAGGATACGTCCACGCGGTTCGCAGCTATGTCAGCGCGTTCGTCGCCGGTCGTCCGCTCCAGTACGTGGGACACAACCCGGTGGCGCGCCTCGGCATCGCAATCCTGCTCGTGCTCCTGGTGATTCAGATGACGACTGGTCTGGTGCTGGCCGGAACGGATCTCTTCTACCCCCCACTGGGGCATTGGATCGCGCAATGGGTGGCCGCGCCCGGCGTTGATCCGGGTACGCTCATCCCCTACGCCCCTGAGCTCTACAACAAGACCGCGTACGACGAGATGCGCGCGTTCCGAGAACCGTACGAGACGATCCACCTCTACACCTTCTATGCGCTGCTAGTGGTCGTGCTGCTGCACGTCGCCGCGGTCGTGATCACCGAAATCCGGGAGGGCGGCAGCATCATCTCCGCCATGTTCACGGGAAGAAAAATCATCGCCGGGCGCCCGGTCGACGACGATGAACGCGGTGGGGAGCGGCGGTAG